Sequence from the Cucumis sativus cultivar 9930 chromosome 1, Cucumber_9930_V3, whole genome shotgun sequence genome:
tttctttcattctttcagcTTTCTCAACTTCTTCTCTTGCTCTTTCCCACATCTGCCTTGCCCTAGCAAATTCCGTTTGAGCCAGTTCTATTTCCCTCTTTGTCAGTTCTCTAACTCTCTCAGCATACGCCTTTTCCATCGCCGCCAGCCGAATTTGCTCCGCCGCTTGCCACTTGAGCGCGTCCACACAGCTCGCTGCCTCAGGCTTCATCACCTCCTCATACTTGAACAAGCACTCCGCCCCCCCTGCCGTTACTGGCCGGATTGGCCTTAGACTTATTGATAGCTGTAGGTCCACCGATCCTCCTGATCCTGCTTCGAATAATGGATCGGAACGGAACCGTAACGAGGAGGAGTCAGATGGACGAGACGATATGTGGGACGTCGACGAAGATGCTATGGAGTGTGGTGTTGGAAGAAGCTGTAACTCTTTCTGATCTTCATCTTCCATTTCTGAAGATACAAATAAAAAGGGAGattggttttcctttttttttctctctttttttcttttttcttttctcttttttctttgagtACAATGGAAACAGACTCTGAATGAAATGGCAGAAACTTGcacctatatatataacaaaatggcCCATGaaattaccgttttacccatccctctttcttttccatGATTGTCGATGTGGAGTTTACATTCTTATATACAACGACCATACAACATATCACTCTGATccttataattatttcttgtatttctcttcattttttttaaaaaaaagtgtggaAGTACGTC
This genomic interval carries:
- the LOC101213814 gene encoding protein indeterminate-domain 16, translating into MEDEDQKELQLLPTPHSIASSSTSHISSRPSDSSSLRFRSDPLFEAGSGGSVDLQLSISLRPIRPVTAGGAECLFKYEEVMKPEAASCVDALKWQAAEQIRLAAMEKAYAERVRELTKREIELAQTEFARARQMWERAREEVEKAERMKERATRQMDSTCMEITCQSCRQRFRPS